A single window of Cydia splendana chromosome 13, ilCydSple1.2, whole genome shotgun sequence DNA harbors:
- the LOC134796379 gene encoding uncharacterized protein LOC134796379: MSARRPTRARNFQPSHPPRHHSAHIGPKSLVFRRRHHRWHWIQATLPIKYGGLGIRLTGSLALPAFLSSAYSTLTLIGGILRTPSTANVSVSCLADAESAWSADHPVERVPEEKSSQATWDVINIKSQHQLLLQNCHNDYERARLLAVSEKESGHWLHALPSRNLGSTLDPSALRIAVCLRLGLKICEPHACSRCAQAVDDLGRHGLHCQMSAGRLYRHATLNDLIRRALCTASLPATLEPSGLSATDGKRPDGCTLVPWSLGRPLAWDATCVDTLAPSHVEGSARKPGTAADQAQTLKRRKYAFLTDTYDFAALAIETLGPWSTDTKQLIKEVSVRLIGVSGDHRAGSFLAQRLSLAVQRGNAASILGSIPEAGSLGEIFYI, from the exons ATGTCAGCAAGGAGACCCACTAGGGCCCGCAATTTTCAGCCTAGCCATCCACCCCGTCATCACTCAGCTCACATCGGACCTAAATCTCTGGTATTTAGACGACGGCACCATCGGTGGCA TTGGATCCAAGCTACCCTCCCGATCAAATACGGCGGTCTTGGTATCCGTTTGACGGGCAGTTTAGCTCTCCCGGCCTTTTTGTCGTCTGCCTATAGCACGCTCACCCTCATTGGTGGTATATTACGTACCCCTTCAACCGCTAATGTGTCGGTGTCGTGCTTGGCGGACGCTGAATCGGCTTGGAGTGCAGACCATCCCGTCGAACGGGTACCAGAGGAAAAATCTAGCCAAGCAACATGGGACGTCATAAATATAAAATCGCAACACCAACTCCTACTACAAAACTGCCATAACGACTACGAACGGGCGAGGCTATTAGCCGTTTCCGAAAAGGAATCGGGACATTGGCTGCACGCGCTTCCATCGCGAAACCTTGGCTCCACTCTAGATCCTTCAGCCCTACGCATCGCTGTCTGCCTCCGCCTGGGCTTAAAAATATGCGAGCCCCACGCCTGTAGTCGATGCGCTCAAGCTGTTGATGATTTAGGACGGCACGGCTTACACTGCCAAATGAGCGCAGGCCGACTATATAGACACGCCACATTGAACGACCTGATCCGCCGCGCCCTTTGCACCGCCTCTTTACCCGCAACTCTGGAGCCGTCAGGCCTCTCTGCCACAGATGGCAAGAGACCTGACGGCTGCACTCTTGTGCCCTGGAGCCTTGGCCGCCCTTTAGCGTGGGACGCTACCTGCGTCGATACGCTAGCACCGTCCCACGTTGAGGGATCGGCCCGGAAGCCCGGGACTGCCGCGGACCAGGCCCAGACACTaaagcgccgcaaatatgcgTTCCTAACGGACACATACGATTTTGCGGCGCTCGCCATTGAAACACTGGGCCCATGGTCGACCGACACCAAACAGTTAATAAAGGAAGTGTCGGTCAGGCTAATAGGCGTCTCGGGCGACCACAGGGCGGGCTCCTTCTTGGCTCAAAGATTAAGTCTGGCGGTTCAAAGGGGCAACGCCGCCAGCATTCTAGGGTCCATTCCAGAAGCGGGTAGCTTGGGagagatattttatatttag